Proteins co-encoded in one Deltaproteobacteria bacterium genomic window:
- the typA gene encoding translational GTPase TypA, with the protein MTALRSVAIVAHVDHGKTSLLDHLLRQSGTLKERGPQTVCVMDSNPQERERGITILAKCTAIKWQDQIIQVVDTPGHQDFGGEVERILRMVDSVLLVVCAVEGPMPQTRYVLRKALEQGFRPVVVINKMDRPEARPDWVHNEVFDLFSALGATDQQLDFPVVYASARAGWASHTESPGTDMNPLFEAIVKHVPEGQGDVNAPLQLQVATLDYSDYLGRIAIGRVMQGRIRRGLRAVCCRRDGSMDSFKVTRLMGFLGLERVERDEAVAGEVVALAGVDRVTVGETICEEERPAPLPPPPVDEPTIAMQFGINTSPFAGQEGQYVTSRHVLERLRKELEHNVGLQMQETEGRDYWRILGRGTLHLSVLIENMRREGYELSVGQPQVVLRDGQEPWEEVTINVPQESSGVVIEKLAKRAGVLLSHEVDGNGISTLRLEIPSRGLIGYRSEFLTDTRGEGILYHAFARYAPIAGAIRRRENGAMIVQENTDTVTYGLHGLQERGRLLVGPGERVYAGQVIGLHSRANDLVVNPGKSKKLTNIRSAGADEKLFLTPPLRLSLEESIEVIADDELVEITPKSIRIRKRILDHNLRKREEKARGIDN; encoded by the coding sequence ATGACCGCCCTACGCAGTGTCGCCATCGTGGCCCACGTGGACCACGGCAAGACCAGTCTCCTCGACCACCTCCTTCGGCAGTCGGGCACGCTCAAGGAACGCGGCCCGCAGACCGTCTGCGTGATGGACTCGAACCCGCAGGAGCGGGAGCGCGGGATCACGATCCTCGCCAAGTGCACGGCCATCAAGTGGCAGGACCAGATCATCCAGGTGGTGGACACGCCGGGACACCAGGACTTCGGCGGCGAGGTGGAGCGCATCTTGCGCATGGTGGACTCGGTGCTGCTGGTGGTCTGCGCGGTGGAGGGGCCCATGCCGCAGACCCGCTACGTGCTCCGGAAAGCGCTCGAGCAGGGCTTCCGGCCGGTGGTGGTGATCAACAAGATGGACCGCCCCGAGGCGCGCCCCGACTGGGTGCACAACGAGGTCTTCGACCTCTTCTCGGCGCTCGGCGCGACGGACCAGCAGCTCGACTTCCCGGTGGTCTACGCCTCGGCGCGCGCCGGGTGGGCCTCGCATACGGAATCGCCGGGGACGGACATGAACCCGCTCTTCGAGGCCATCGTGAAGCACGTCCCCGAGGGGCAGGGGGACGTGAACGCGCCTCTGCAGCTCCAGGTGGCGACGCTCGACTACTCGGACTACCTCGGGCGGATCGCCATCGGTCGCGTGATGCAGGGCCGCATCCGACGCGGGCTGCGCGCCGTGTGCTGCCGCCGCGACGGCAGCATGGACTCCTTCAAGGTCACCCGCCTGATGGGCTTTCTCGGACTCGAGCGCGTGGAGCGGGACGAGGCGGTTGCCGGGGAGGTCGTGGCCCTCGCCGGCGTGGACCGCGTCACGGTGGGCGAGACGATCTGCGAGGAGGAGCGGCCGGCCCCCTTGCCCCCGCCGCCGGTGGACGAGCCGACCATCGCCATGCAGTTCGGCATCAACACCTCCCCCTTCGCCGGGCAGGAGGGGCAGTACGTGACGAGCCGGCACGTCCTCGAGCGGCTGCGCAAGGAGCTCGAGCACAACGTGGGCTTGCAGATGCAGGAGACCGAGGGGCGCGACTACTGGCGCATCCTCGGCCGCGGCACGCTCCACCTCTCGGTGCTGATCGAGAACATGCGCCGCGAGGGCTACGAGCTCTCCGTCGGGCAGCCGCAGGTCGTGCTGCGCGACGGGCAGGAACCGTGGGAAGAGGTGACCATCAACGTGCCCCAGGAGTCCTCGGGGGTGGTGATCGAGAAGCTCGCGAAGCGGGCCGGGGTGCTGCTCTCGCACGAGGTGGACGGCAACGGCATCTCCACCCTGCGGCTCGAGATCCCGAGCCGCGGCCTCATCGGCTACCGGAGCGAGTTCCTCACCGACACGCGCGGCGAGGGAATCCTCTACCACGCCTTCGCGCGCTACGCGCCGATCGCCGGCGCCATCCGACGCCGCGAGAACGGCGCGATGATCGTGCAGGAGAACACCGACACCGTGACCTATGGGCTGCACGGCCTGCAGGAGCGCGGACGGCTGCTCGTGGGCCCCGGGGAGCGCGTCTACGCCGGGCAGGTGATCGGGCTGCACAGTCGCGCGAACGACCTCGTGGTCAACCCCGGCAAGTCCAAGAAGCTGACCAACATCCGCTCCGCGGGCGCCGACGAGAAGCTCTTTCTCACGCCCCCTCTGCGCCTGAGCCTCGAGGAGTCGATCGAGGTCATCGCCGACGACGAGCTCGTGGAGATCACGCCGAAGTCGATCCGCATCCGCAAGCGCATCCTGGACCACAACCTGCGCAAGCGCGAAGAGAAGGCCCGCGGCATCGACAACTGA
- a CDS encoding YdcF family protein, with translation MVAGCRVRPDGRPSVALALRTELAARLLREGHAARLLFTGGPAPRTPAEAVVAAAYARALGVPEGAILVEPTSRTTEENARHAAHLLGGGRVIVVTDGYHAFRTRRIFRRHFAAVWLVPSTSPPLLRAKGIVREVVALAHYALVRGRARLG, from the coding sequence GTGGTGGCCGGCTGCCGCGTCCGGCCCGACGGTCGCCCCTCCGTAGCCCTGGCCCTCCGCACCGAGCTGGCGGCGCGCCTCCTGCGCGAGGGGCACGCGGCGCGGCTCCTCTTCACCGGGGGTCCGGCGCCACGAACTCCGGCCGAGGCGGTGGTAGCCGCCGCGTACGCGCGCGCTCTCGGCGTCCCCGAGGGCGCGATCCTCGTCGAGCCCACCTCACGCACGACCGAGGAGAACGCCCGCCACGCGGCGCACCTCCTCGGCGGCGGCAGGGTGATCGTGGTGACCGACGGCTACCACGCCTTCCGCACGCGCCGGATCTTCCGGCGGCACTTCGCGGCCGTATGGCTCGTGCCGAGCACCTCGCCACCGCTTCTTCGCGCGAAGGGGATCGTTCGCGAGGTCGTGGCGCTCGCGCACTACGCTCTCGTGCGAGGGCGGGCGCGACTAGGCTAG
- a CDS encoding RNA-binding transcriptional accessory protein: protein MPSFIDLLPQIIAEELLLPVSSVARTLELVREGATIPFMARYRKEVTGGLDEVQLGAIKDRFEYLTELEERRQAILSSLTERDLLTDELAAKLHATRSKTELEDLYLPFKPKRRTRATIARERGLEPLADLIWGQASTLERSRDELGLAFVDAEKGVLDREAAFQGARDIVAERIADEAEVRAALREQLQRSGKIVSRRAEAPKGKKAEAGPSGPPMDPSKFSDYFEFDEAVAALPSHRILALRRGEKEGALRLELETDRDAALAEVQSRVVKNPDAALRFDLQQALVDSYDRLLRPSIAADVNALLKERADLEAIKVFAENLRHLLLAAPFGLRPVIAVDPGFRTGCKVVALDATGKLLEETVIYPHEPHKKEAEARAKLAALAAKHGAVALAIGNGTAGRETEGVARAMLREGQLPEGCAVISVNESGASVYSASEIARQELPDHDVTVRGAVSIGRRLQDPLAELVKIDPKSIGVGQYQHDVSQPALKRSLDGVVESCVNAVGVEVNTASVKLLSYVAGIGETVAENIIRHRSEHGAFRSRRELLKVPRLGPKAFEQAAGFLRIRAGGNPLDGSGVHPESYDVVERMAQDLGVSVAELVGQPSLVSRIPIRNYIDERRGEPTLRDILAELEKPGRDPRAQFEAVGFREDVTEFEHLQEGMVLQGVVTNVTKFGAFVDVGVHQDGLVHVSELSHRFVKEPSEVVKVGDRVQVKVVKVDKERRRIGLSIKQTQSPTEARPATGREPPPRREGAERPASGSRSSGRPGPGGGNPQRGGPGGGGARPAQNKPAPFNAIRIRPPR from the coding sequence ATGCCAAGCTTCATCGACCTGCTGCCCCAGATCATCGCCGAGGAGCTGCTCCTGCCCGTCTCCTCGGTCGCGCGCACCCTCGAGCTCGTCCGCGAGGGGGCCACGATTCCCTTCATGGCCCGCTACCGCAAGGAGGTCACCGGCGGGCTCGACGAGGTGCAGCTCGGGGCGATCAAGGATCGCTTCGAGTACCTCACGGAGCTCGAGGAGCGGCGCCAGGCCATCCTGAGCTCGCTCACCGAGCGGGACCTGCTCACCGACGAGCTCGCGGCGAAGCTCCACGCCACGCGCAGCAAGACCGAGCTCGAGGACCTCTACCTCCCGTTCAAGCCCAAGCGCCGCACGCGGGCCACCATCGCGCGCGAGCGCGGGCTCGAGCCGCTGGCCGACCTCATCTGGGGCCAGGCGAGCACGCTCGAGCGCTCTCGCGACGAGCTCGGGCTCGCCTTCGTCGATGCGGAGAAGGGGGTCCTCGACCGGGAGGCCGCCTTCCAGGGGGCGCGGGACATCGTGGCCGAACGCATCGCCGACGAGGCCGAGGTCCGCGCCGCGCTCCGCGAGCAGCTCCAGCGTTCGGGCAAGATCGTCTCGCGCCGCGCCGAGGCGCCAAAAGGGAAGAAGGCCGAGGCCGGGCCGAGTGGCCCCCCCATGGACCCCTCGAAGTTCTCCGACTACTTCGAGTTCGACGAGGCCGTGGCCGCGCTTCCGTCGCACCGCATCCTCGCGCTCCGTCGCGGCGAGAAAGAGGGGGCGCTCAGGCTCGAGCTCGAGACCGACCGGGACGCGGCGCTGGCCGAGGTGCAATCGCGCGTGGTGAAGAACCCCGACGCCGCCCTGCGCTTCGACCTGCAGCAGGCGCTCGTGGACAGCTACGACCGGCTCCTCCGCCCCTCCATCGCCGCCGACGTGAATGCGCTCCTCAAGGAGCGCGCGGACCTCGAGGCGATCAAGGTCTTCGCCGAGAACCTGCGGCACCTGCTCCTGGCCGCGCCGTTCGGCCTGCGACCGGTGATCGCCGTGGACCCGGGGTTTCGCACCGGCTGCAAGGTGGTGGCGCTCGACGCGACGGGCAAGCTCCTCGAGGAGACGGTGATCTACCCGCACGAGCCGCACAAGAAAGAGGCCGAGGCCCGGGCCAAGCTGGCCGCGCTCGCGGCGAAGCACGGCGCGGTGGCGCTGGCCATCGGCAACGGCACCGCCGGACGCGAGACGGAGGGCGTGGCGCGCGCCATGCTCCGCGAGGGGCAGCTCCCCGAGGGGTGCGCGGTGATCTCCGTCAACGAGAGCGGCGCGTCGGTCTACTCGGCCTCGGAGATCGCGCGGCAGGAGCTACCGGACCACGACGTGACGGTGCGCGGGGCGGTGTCGATCGGGCGTCGACTGCAGGACCCGCTGGCCGAGCTGGTGAAGATCGACCCCAAGTCGATCGGCGTCGGCCAGTACCAGCACGACGTGAGCCAGCCCGCGCTCAAGCGCTCGCTCGACGGGGTCGTCGAGTCGTGCGTCAACGCCGTGGGGGTGGAGGTGAACACCGCCTCGGTGAAGCTCCTCTCCTACGTGGCGGGGATCGGCGAGACGGTGGCCGAGAACATCATTCGCCACCGCTCGGAGCACGGCGCCTTCCGGTCGCGCCGCGAGCTGCTCAAGGTCCCGCGCCTCGGCCCCAAGGCCTTCGAACAGGCCGCCGGCTTCCTGCGCATCCGCGCGGGAGGGAACCCGCTCGACGGCAGCGGCGTGCACCCCGAGAGCTACGACGTGGTGGAGCGCATGGCGCAGGACCTGGGGGTGAGCGTGGCCGAGCTCGTGGGGCAGCCCTCGCTGGTGAGCCGCATCCCGATCCGGAACTACATCGACGAGCGACGGGGCGAGCCCACGCTGCGCGACATCCTCGCCGAGCTGGAGAAGCCCGGCCGTGACCCGCGGGCGCAGTTCGAGGCGGTCGGCTTCCGCGAGGACGTGACCGAGTTCGAGCACCTGCAGGAGGGGATGGTGCTCCAGGGCGTGGTCACCAACGTGACGAAGTTCGGCGCCTTCGTGGACGTGGGCGTGCACCAGGACGGGCTGGTGCACGTCTCGGAGCTCTCGCACCGCTTCGTGAAGGAGCCGTCGGAGGTGGTGAAGGTCGGGGACCGCGTGCAGGTCAAGGTGGTGAAGGTGGACAAGGAGCGGCGGCGCATCGGCCTGTCGATCAAGCAGACCCAGAGCCCCACCGAGGCGCGGCCCGCCACGGGGCGGGAACCGCCGCCGCGTCGAGAGGGGGCGGAACGGCCCGCGTCGGGGAGCCGCAGCTCCGGGCGTCCGGGCCCGGGGGGCGGGAACCCGCAGCGAGGTGGCCCGGGCGGAGGCGGCGCGCGCCCCGCGCAGAACAAGCCGGCACCGTTCAACGCGATCCGGATTCGACCGCCGCGGTAA
- a CDS encoding cytochrome c: MRSRPRHLLVLFALLACACSGQPASAPSDARSTSPGSANPGSDPGAALEFLQGGRLVRRLTLAELHRLAPAESVTLQSPEYRRRKRYRALPLEPLLAFGFATPTASLARRDLELRASDGYTASLPAAVRAEGGAMLAVEDLDQPGWEPVGPRRATPGPFYLIWSRPSQRDTHRYPWVWQLVSFDLASHAELYRHTVPAGAKPGSAVARGHALFTRDCLRCHAMNREGGRLGPDLNVPQSIVEYRPAAQIRQYIKNPLLFRYGTMPAQAQLSEADLDALLAYFAAMKEQKHDPDAPTRTP; the protein is encoded by the coding sequence ATGCGATCACGACCGCGCCACCTCCTCGTTCTGTTCGCGCTCCTGGCGTGCGCCTGCTCCGGCCAGCCCGCGAGCGCTCCCTCCGACGCCCGCTCCACGAGCCCCGGCTCCGCGAACCCCGGCTCCGATCCCGGAGCGGCTCTCGAATTCCTCCAGGGCGGACGCCTCGTGCGGCGCCTGACGCTCGCCGAGCTCCATCGCCTGGCTCCCGCCGAGAGCGTGACCTTGCAGAGCCCGGAGTACCGCCGGAGGAAACGCTACCGCGCGCTGCCGCTCGAGCCGCTCCTCGCCTTCGGCTTCGCCACCCCCACGGCCTCCCTCGCCCGTCGCGATCTCGAGCTGCGGGCCAGCGACGGCTACACCGCGAGCCTGCCCGCGGCGGTGCGCGCGGAAGGCGGGGCCATGCTCGCCGTCGAGGATCTGGACCAGCCGGGCTGGGAACCCGTCGGTCCGCGCCGCGCGACCCCGGGGCCGTTCTACCTCATCTGGAGCCGCCCCTCGCAGCGCGACACCCATCGGTATCCGTGGGTCTGGCAGCTCGTCTCCTTCGACCTGGCGAGCCACGCCGAGCTCTACCGGCACACCGTCCCCGCCGGTGCGAAGCCCGGTTCGGCGGTCGCGCGCGGCCACGCGCTCTTCACCCGCGATTGCCTGCGCTGCCACGCCATGAACCGCGAGGGGGGACGACTCGGGCCCGATCTGAACGTCCCGCAGAGCATCGTCGAGTACCGCCCCGCGGCGCAGATCCGCCAGTACATCAAGAACCCGCTCCTCTTCCGCTACGGGACGATGCCGGCGCAGGCGCAGCTCAGCGAGGCCGACCTGGACGCGCTGCTGGCCTACTTCGCGGCGATGAAGGAGCAGAAGCACGACCCCGACGCGCCGACGCGCACCCCCTAA